DNA sequence from the Suricata suricatta isolate VVHF042 chromosome 5, meerkat_22Aug2017_6uvM2_HiC, whole genome shotgun sequence genome:
ttttcattttttgttatttcaaagaGATGTCTCCCTAACATAAAAAGAGctcataaaaatcaattttaaataaaacagcccaatagaaaaatgagcaaacgtcggttatgacttttttttctaggttattAGAAGCTCATACCAAAAAAAGGCACATAGCCCTTGAACATATTAAAAGATGTTCTACCTCACTcttaataaaagaatgtaaattaaaaatacactgagaAACCATTATCTAACAAGTTGACAAAAATCTAAGAGTTGACAAAACTGTTGTAGAGGTTAGAAGAAAACAAGCACTCTTATTCATTGTTAATGGAGATACAATTTGGTACAAACCCAGGGAGAGAAATGTGGTGATATACAGTGTTTCCTCCCCCCGTATCCAGTGtcactttctgtggtttcagttacccatgATGAACTGCAGTCCACAGCAGATGATCCTTCTTCTGAGTATTGGCAGAAAGTCAATAATGGCCTGATGCTGCATCACAATGCCCACCACATTCACTTCGCTTCATCTTATCACATAGGCATtttgtcatctcacatcatcacaagaagaatgACAATGGtgtaataagatattttgagagtgacCACATTCACGTAATTTTATTACagcatattgttataattgtttcattttattagtaGTAATTGTCAATCTCTGACTGTGCCTCATTTATGACTTCagctttatcataggtatgtaaaGCATATGAAAAAACATGATATATATAGAACTCAGTACTATCCTTGGTTTCAGGTATCCACTGGGAGTCTTGGAATGAATAATGGGGGACTACTGTGTAACAAAATTATAGGCACTTTTATTctttgatccaacaattccacttctaaaaaTATAATCTAATGTTATACCTGTTATTTTATACTAAATTTCCATAGTCATTTTCACTCAGGCAGTACATAGTGTCTCTCCACCCTTTCTTTATTTGTGCTATTCAATAAGTTTCACATGCCATATGCCAGTTCTTCTTTTAttaaactgtaattttattttatattattctgtaATGCATTTTGTAATATACCTGACATAtgtggcagcattatttataacagtaaaagattattaaaacatacaaacaaacaaaaacattaaaacattggAAGAATGACAGCAAAGTACATCTCCATAATGGAAACTACGTAACTTTCTCAAGATGGAATACTATAAAACCAAATATTAATATGAGAGAACTCTAGACTGTAATGTTATGATAAAAAATCAAGATAGCAAGCAATGCATATAGCATAATAATTTATTCAAGCTACAGAAACACACGCACACGTTTATAGAAGCACAAACAAGACAGGCAAACCAGAagctaaaagttttaaatgtctattagggagtatgaaaaataagtaactttCCCCCTGCATATTGTTtagtttaaagttttaaatttaggaCCATACTTTGCTTTAAAGTTTTAATTGTCAAACCATATAAatgttttagatattaaaaaataaaatttagggcacctggctggctcagtcagtaaagcatgtgactcttgatctcagggtggtaagCTCAACTCCCACAATGGCcatagtttactttaaaaaataaaattttgaaataatactaAAAGTGAGATTAACTGAAACAAATAAATCCTATTTGTCAAAATGGTAACATAACCAAACATAAAAAAGCATTATTTCAAGTAATTCTAGAACATAATAGCTATCAACATTTAGTAGATACATTCTGAGAACAAAAGAGATCTGCAAGAAAACCTCAAACTTTATTTGTGAAGTTTACTATTAGTGGCAATGCTGATATTATCAGCTTGAAATCATTTAGTGAATATTGTAACAAATAATTATGGGTATGTGGTTAGAAACCAGGATGGtcaatgtaaatataaaatcaaataggTTGAGTAAATAATTGGAAATTAGGTACCTATTTAAACTTATGACTTCTTAATTTTTacatggaaataatttcaaaattaaagaaaagttgaaagaatagtaCAAAAGAATCTTTTAACCTTTTTCCTCAActcatttattattactatttcactccatttgctttatcatttgttctatttatctatacacacataattatttttcagaaacaggtGCATAAATCATGGTGAGTGAATGTTTTTAAGAATAAGGATACTATCTCTTACACAATTGCCAACTTCAGGAAACTTAACACTGAttcaatatttctatttaatCTGTGTGCCATATCCTAAGCTTGCCAATGACCCAATATTGTCTTGCATTGtagtttttttccctccagtttaAGATCCAGTCTAGAATCAGGAATTACAGTTGGAGGTTACACCTATTTGGTCTCCTTTATTCTGGAACATTTTCTCAATCTTTCTTCgttttataaaacaaagagaaattttagAATAGAATATTCCTCATTTTGAATTTGTCTGATGTTCTTGTGATTATATTGAGATTGTGCATTCTACTGTATAAGTGATATTGTGTTCTTCCCAGAGTATCACATGAGTGATACTAATTTTGATCACTTGATAAGGGTACTTCTGATTTATCTAttgtatcatcatcatcattatcccatgatttcttaaaaaaaaatattctagctCTGTCCACAGACAGGGTCTAGTCCACATGTTCCAGGGGCCTGCCCTACTACCTAATTTCAGGTCTCTAAATGCCATTCCCAATAAAAGGTACCAGGAATTCCTGGAGAAATGGCTACCCTAGGTCTACAGTAGGCAATCTACAGGGTGAGCTAGGGGTATCTTACTGTACCACAAAGCAAGGACGTTCTCAAAGTCTGAGTCGTGTCAAAAGACTCTGGAGCTGGCTTGAAAGGGATATCATAGGCCAAAGACAGGACAACTggagaatcaaaaagaaaaaaagattgactGATATGCATTGGCtatataaaaatccataaatCCATAATAATACTCCCAACACCATTCAAAGGACAAGGCACGATGGGCTGATTTGCTCTAACGTGCCTTTGTGCCCCTGTCTGAACAGTTGAGCATGCTTTACTTAATCTGACAAAACTCAACTTTCAAGATTCAGCTCAGATACCACTTCTGAGAAGCCATCCCTTAACCTCTATGTAGTTCATTGTTGTTTCTCCATATTTCAGCAGAGTTCATTGTATCTGCTTCTTCAAATACATGTATCATACTTTACTGGAATTGCttgtttaactatttttttagaCTGTAAGTTTATAAATATAAGGCCTgtctgggttttatttattttgttattcacAATGCCTAGCATATACTTACAGACAATTTTATAGATTGCATATCATTATGTGTTGTAAATGAATGGACCAATTTCAATATTACCTCTTGTTTCTTCTTCATCACACAATACACATTtgtctatattttagaaaatgattgaATGCAGGTAAATACCTGGCTATTTTAGCCAACTTCCCCAATTTTTATCaccataggttttttttttaaagttttttttctatcATCCATTGCTTTAGCATTAAGTAGACTAGAAATATGCCCCacaattattttctgatttttattcttagaCAGTAACTTCATACAGCATTTTTACTAATCCCAGTCTGTTTTCTGTACTAAAGATCTGTCTGCACACATAGATCTATTGATAATGTAGGGCAAGAAGTGTTAAAGTCAACTGTAACTGTTTGCCTGACCTagttgtaatctttttaaaaataatagtagtttgaaataaaaacttttaagtcaATGGGGGGAGGTGTCTGGGCGAcacagtcagttaaacatctgactttggttcgatcttgatctcacagttcatgagttcaagccttgcctcaggttctgtgctgacagcaccgaatctggagcccgcttccagttctgtgtctcactttctctgcccatcccctgctcactctctctctctttgtctctctctctctctcaaaaataaataaatgataaaaataataataaaagtcaatTTGGTACAAAATCTGTAACACACCACTAATCACCTATGTAGTGTATTCTCTAGTAGGTTACCTATGTCAAACCTCCTTCATCCAGTCTGTCACTGTGTTTGAAATCTTTCATGCATGTGTGGATTCATTCAGCCGTAGGTCTTTGTGGACTTTTTAGCATCAACAATTTAGATGGTACATGTGATGCAAAACACCTGTCAAAGTCATATGCAAACACAGTAAAATGCTTCCGGAAAGCCCTCTCTTACACACAGTGAAAGGATTCTCATTTAGGCCAGGGGCAGGTGTGCAGTGAGAGGCTTAATGCCTTTTGTTCTTGGGAGGAATCTCCCCTGCTTCCGCGTGGAGGAGGACTGAGGTGCTGAGGCACAAGTGGAAAGAGGGGAGGGCGGCTTGGCAGCGGTCCTTGAAAGCTGTGGAGAGCTAGAAGCAGGGACTGGACTAGTCGCTGGCCGCGGTGCTGAACACACCCTCAGGTTGTTCCCAAGATGCCTGGCAGGAGGAAGCCCAGCTGGTTGGTGGGACCGCTGGCAGTCCCCAGTCTCACGTCTTAGGTTGTCGGATTCCTGGCTCTGGGAAGAAGGACATAACAGGCCGCGTCCAGGGGCGTCACCTAGCAAGCCGCCTCCGAAGCATTTCCATGGGACACATCTGCTCCTAAACAGCAACCACAGTAGcagcccctgtgtgtgtgtgtgtgtgtgtgtgtgtgtgtgtgtgtgtatgtgtgtgtgtattttttgagATTCAACTCTGTCCCGGACACTTGAAACCCAGTCCCAGTGGTCCTCAAAGCATCTTcgcagtttaaaataaaaaacttaatgaCCCTGACCATGTGAACACACCTACACAAAGCTGATCTCTCTCCATCAGGcctcaaaaaatgtttactgCGCACCCTCCACGTGCCAGCCTCACAGTCTGTGCTCCTCCTCCTTTGCCTGCTTGACCCTCTCACCACgtccccttcctttttcctctccttccccgctcccacctccaccccaaggTTTGCATAAGGCAAAGTAATCTCTTACACAACAAATCCCTTACCACAGCCGGCCAGCATGGTGAAGGACCTTACAAAGAAAGGGCTAGGACTCAGAAGAGAGTTTATTTGACACATCTTGCCCTCCATGCTCAGAAGTGCAAATCCGGAGGGAGCTCCAAATCTAGTCCCTGGGTCTTCCAactcgctgtgtgaccttggacaagtggcTACACGACTCTGAGCCTGTGTGTCTTGGTTAACACGATGTTAAGTTCTAGAATTGCGTGAGGTCTTCCCAGGTGTGCACTGGTCCCTTCTCTGGTCAGAACACAAACACcaggtctttctttctctctttccttccttcctgcgcgcgctctctttctccccctgcttttctctctcttttggagTGCGGTGGGTCACACTCGCTTCTCCCCACCGTGTCCCGGAGAAAAACTCAGGTCCGGCCACTGAAGGCATTCTCCGTGCCACTCCcaccttccccgcccccacctcggGTGTGACTTCTACTGGACCACTCTATGCTGACTGCGCACAAGGCTGGAAAGAGAGCGCCTTTCTCTCCCATTTCGCAGTGCCAGGTCTCCGAGGTCGCTTAGAGCCGGGACGCTTTGGTGAAGTGCAAGAGGCAGAAGGAACACGCAGGAGAGGCGGGACTGGCGGGGCTGCCCCTGTGAAGGTGAAGGTACGCGAGTGGGAGCCAGCCAGAGGCTAGGTTTGGAGGAGATAATTGGGGGGAACTAGAGGTACCAGAAAGAGCCATGGGTCACTGTGTCCTCACCACcagtgcgtgcgtgtgcgtgtgcgtgtgtgtctccctctacccccTTACTGGCCCAAGCTATCAATCTCACCTTCTCCCTGAGCTTCTGCCTCTCACttccctctgttttcctctctaaGCATCCTCCCTGCGAGCCCGCGCCGGCTCCTCCTTCGCGCACTCTCGCGACTAAGGGCACCCTCTGGGGCGAGCCGGATCCAGCCTCTCAGGACAGTCGCATCCCAGAGCTGGCTAAGCGGAGCCCGCAACATGTGGAACGCGACACCGAGCCAGGAGCCGGGCTACAACCTCACGCTTCCGGACTTGGGCTGGGACGCTCTCCCCGACAACGACTCGTTTGCCGACGAGCTCCTGCCGCTCTTCCCCACGCCGCTGTTGGCCGGCGTCACCGCCACCTGCGTGGCACTCTTTGTGGTGGGCATCGCGGGCAACCTTCTCACCATGCTGGTGGTGTCGCGCTTCCGCGAGCTGCGCACCACCACCAACCTCTACCTGTCCAGCATGGCCTTCTCCGacctcctcatcttcctctgcATGCCCCTCGACCTCGTCCGCCTGTGGCAGTACCGGCCCTGGAACTTCGGCGACCTGCTCTGCAAACTCTTCCAGTTCGTTAGCGAGAGCTGCACCTACGCCACGGTGCTCACCATCACGGCGCTGAGCGTCGAGCGCTACTTCGCCATCTGCTTCCCGCTGCGGGCCAAGGTGGTAGTCACCAAGGGCCGGGTGAAGTTGGTCATCCTGGTCATCTGGGCCGTGGCCTTCTGCAGCGCCGGGCCCATCTTCGTGCTGGTCGGGGTGGAGCACGAGAACGGCACGGACCCTCGGGACACCAACGAGTGTCGCGCCACCGAGTTCGCCGTGCGCTCCGGACTGCTCACGGTCATGGTGTGGGTATCCAGCGTCTTCTTCTTCCTGCCGGTCTTCTGCCTCACTGTGCTCTACAGCCTCATCGGCAGAAAGCTGTGGCGGAGAAAGCGCGGCGAGGCGGCGGTGGGCGCCTCGTTAAGGGACCAGAACCACAAGCAAACCGTGAAAATGCTGGGTGGGTCTCAGCGCGCCCTCGGGCTCGCGCTCCCGTGTGCTCTCGTCTCCCCTtgcctttccccctttcctcttctcccgGAGCCTCTACCTCTTTCCCCTGATTTTCTCAGTCTCTGAATGTCTCTAAGTTATTCTCTCCTGTTTGTCTTGAGCTCTCTCTGGTTTCTTAGTTTCTCTGTggtgtgtgcgtctctctctctctctctctctctggtttgtttttttttttgttctgtttctctatctgtcctctcccctccccgcctctccgCCCCAAACCCCACTATGTCACTgtctccattctttcttttgttctctatCTCTTCATGTCTCTTCTTTTGGTCTCCTTTTTTCAGGGAAAGATGCCCCACCTTTGTATTTCCCTTAAATGAATGTTATCAGCCCAAAAACACTGCCTCAAAACTGAGATATTTCATAGAACTCTATTGTGATCT
Encoded proteins:
- the GHSR gene encoding growth hormone secretagogue receptor type 1, encoding MWNATPSQEPGYNLTLPDLGWDALPDNDSFADELLPLFPTPLLAGVTATCVALFVVGIAGNLLTMLVVSRFRELRTTTNLYLSSMAFSDLLIFLCMPLDLVRLWQYRPWNFGDLLCKLFQFVSESCTYATVLTITALSVERYFAICFPLRAKVVVTKGRVKLVILVIWAVAFCSAGPIFVLVGVEHENGTDPRDTNECRATEFAVRSGLLTVMVWVSSVFFFLPVFCLTVLYSLIGRKLWRRKRGEAAVGASLRDQNHKQTVKMLAVVVFAFILCWLPFHVGRYLFSKSFEPGSLEIAQISQYCNLVSFVLFYLSAAINPILYNIMSKKYRVAVFKLLGFEPFSQRKLSTLKDESSRAWTESSINT